A single Rattus norvegicus strain BN/NHsdMcwi chromosome 5, GRCr8, whole genome shotgun sequence DNA region contains:
- the Lyrm2 gene encoding LYR motif-containing protein 2 produces the protein MAASRLPPATLTLKQFMRRQQVLLLYRKILRAIKQIPSDSDRKYLQDWAREEFKRNKSATEEDTIRMMITQGNMQLKELERTLALAKS, from the exons ATGGCGGCCTCCCGCCTGCCACCTGCGACCCTGACACTGAAGCAG TTCATGAGAAGGCAACAAGTTCTCCTCCTCTACAGAAAGATTTTGCGAGCGATTAAGCAAATTCCAAGTGATTCTGACCGGAAATACCTTCAGGATTGGGCCAGGgaagaatttaaaagaaacaaaagtgcCACCGAGGAG GATACAATCCGAATGATGATTACCCAAGGCAACATGCAGCTAAAGGAATTAGAGAGGACACTTGCTTTAGCCAAATCTTAA